A genomic window from Lineus longissimus chromosome 17, tnLinLong1.2, whole genome shotgun sequence includes:
- the LOC135501626 gene encoding uncharacterized protein LOC135501626 — MSSAKKRKAPAAVSSFDVDDDRSDMSDDDSVMIDDDDAGPQRAAKKKPTGQRFNNKYCDFPGISASDRGKKYARCSYCKSDFSIAHSGSYDIERHQKGKKHTDMMKAAKNTHNVGDFFHQRNEALDLQVVKAETIMTEFIVKMNLPLTAADEFTKVVKEAFPDSKIAKLYGCGRSKTTAIVKHMAAEIKDEMKEKMKTGAFSIATDGSNDQKEKQFPVVVSSSSIEDGVTVQLLSVPVLEGVPATGKNIFNLLDAEMKDEDEPIPWSNCLAFGTDNANVMVGNRKGVFAFMVEKNSDIFLSGCPCHLIHHAAEKFAAALPFKVDEVLTDTFFYLDKSSNRLIALDTYQKLYDVGRHTKILKHVSTRWLSVSRCVDRILENWEALYSLFKDAADAETKAAGKEQPETRVGRMYRFYRSPTNKLYCMYLENVLAVFNKTNETLQSEAPLIHVLRRTLHKLLRDLLIRFKLPGALNGRTATGVSLANGVGQKLDNDLIIGDNAREAIARKAENRLRDSRIKEFYATARQCFLEGCRYIKEKLHLDEELLRHAEVVDVDLRLNGATSTDLLYFIKRFPCLLPEGVSRETLELEFADYQSLDVQPHKKDRIDATWSAIGQVKDSTGHFTYKNLAQVMLGICTIPHANASCERIFSCVRKNKTDQRASMGSNTLDALMVVKGRLLNGGRSDYSSDRLKKIKSAYYKSLK, encoded by the exons ATGTCGTCTGCCAAGAAGAGGAAGGCGCCAGCTGCGGTTTCTAGCTTCGATGTCGACGATGACAGGAGCGACATGTCGGATGATGACAGtgttatgattgatgatgatgatgctgggcCTCAACGTGCTGCAAAGAAGAAACCCACAGGTCAGCGGTTCAACAACAAATACTGCGATTTTCCGGGCATCTCTGCAAGTGACAGGGGGAAGAAGTATGCACGATGCTCGTACTGCAAATCTGATTTTTCGATTGCCCATTCGGGTTCATATGATATTGAGCGTCACCAAAAAGGTAAAAAGCACACTGATATGATGAAGGCTGCAAAGAATACCCACAATGTGGGGGATTTCTTCCACCAACGCAACGAAGCACTTGACCTTCAAGTTGTCAAAGCAGAGACAATAATGACTGAATTCATCGTCAAGATGAATCTGCCGCTGACGGCGGCCGATGAGTTTACCAAGGTGGTTAAGGAAGCGTTTCCGGACTCCAAAATTGCTAAATTGTATGGTTGTGGCCGGTCGAAGACAACTGCTATTGTAAAACACATGGCTGCAGAGATTAAAGACGAGATGAAGGAGAAGATGAAGACTGGGGCGTTCTCGATAGCCACAGATGGGTCCAATGACCAAAAGGAAAAACAGTTTCCAGTGGTGGTCAGCAGCTCTTCGATTGAGGATGGTGTGACGGTTCAACTACTGTCAGTACCTGTTCTAGAAGGGGTGCCAGCTACAG gCAAAAACATCTTCAACCTGTTGGATGCTGAAATGAAAGATGAGGATGAGCCTATCCCTTGGTCAAATTGCTTGGCATTTGGCACAGATAATGCCAATGTAATGGTTGGTAACCGAAAGGGCGTATTTGCCTTTATGGTAGAGAAGAACAGTGACATATTTCTTTCTGGATGTCCCTGTCATTTAATACATCACGCAGCAGAAAAATTCGCCGCTGCCCTGCCGTTCAAGGTTGATGAAGTGCTTACAGACACGTTTTTCTATTTGGATAAATCAAGCAACAGACTCATTGCATTGGACACTTACCAGAAACTCTATGATGTTGGACGACATACTAAGATTCTCAAGCATGTCTCTACTAGATGGCTTAGTGTAAGCCGGTGTGTTGATCGCATCCTAGAAAATTGGGAAGCACTATATAGCTTGTTCAAAGATGCTGCTGATGCTGAGACCAAGGCTGCTGGCAAAGAGCAGCCTGAGACAAGGGTTGGGCGTATGTACAGGTTCTATCGCTCGCCTACCAATAAACTATATTGTATGTACCTGGAGAATGTGCTTGCGGTTTTCAATAAGACAAATGAGACACTTCAGTCCGAGGCTCCTCTTATCCATGTCCTACGGAGAACTCTCCATAAACTGCTCCGGGACCTTCTGATCAGGTTTAAGTTGCCAGGAGCATTGAATGGGAGAACAGCTACTGGGGTGTCACTTGCAAATGGAGTTGGGCAAAAGCTGGATAACGATCTGATCATTGGTGATAATGCCAGGGAAGCCATTGCCAGGAAAGCTGAAAACCGTCTGAGGGATTCCCGCATCAAGGAATTTTACGCCACCGCCAGACAATGCTTTCTGGAAGGTTGTCGCTATATAAAGGAGAAGCTTCACCTTGACGAAGAACTCTTAAGGCATGCTGAAGTAGTTGATGTTGATTTACGTCTCAATGGTGCCACATCTACTGACCTCCTGTACTTCATCAAAAGATTCCCTTGTCTTCTCCCTGAAG GTGTTTCAAGAGAAACATTGGAGTTGGAATTTGCAGATTACCAGAGCTTAGATGTGCAACCCCATAAGAAAGACAGGATTGATGCAACCTGGTCCGCCATTGGCCAAGTGAAGGATTCTACTGGGCATTTCACTTACAAGAACCTCGCACAAGTCATGCTTGGTATATGTACCATCCCACATGCCAATGCAAGCTGTGAACGGATCTTCAGTTGCGTCCGTAAGAACAAAACGGACCAGAGAGCATCAATGGGGTCAAATACCCTTGATGCATTGATGGTGGTAAAGGGGAGATTGCTCAATGGTGGTAGGAGTGACTACTCGAGTGATAGATTGAAGAAGATCAAGTCTGCTTATTATAAAAGCCTGAAGTAG